A genomic segment from Triticum dicoccoides isolate Atlit2015 ecotype Zavitan chromosome 1A, WEW_v2.0, whole genome shotgun sequence encodes:
- the LOC119358603 gene encoding V-type proton ATPase 16 kDa proteolipid subunit-like: MASTFSGDETAPFFGFLGAAAALVFSCMGAAYGTAKSGVGVASMGVMRPELVMKSIVPVVMAGVLGIYGLIIAVIISTGINPKAKPYFLFDGYAHLSSGLACGLAGLAAGMAIGIVGDAGVRANAQQPKLFVGMILILIFAEALALYGLIVGIILSSRAGQSRAD; encoded by the exons ATGGCTTCCACCTTCAGCGGCGACGAGACCGCCCCCTTCTTCGGCTTcctaggcgccgccgccgccctcgtcttCTCCT GCATGGGAGCGGCGTACGGGACGGCCAAGAGCGGGGTGGGGGTGGCGTCGATGGGGGTGATGCGGCCGGAGCTGGTGATGAAGTCCATCGTGCCCGTCGTCATGGCCGGGGTGCTCGGGATCTACGGCctcatcatcgccgtcatcatctccACCGGGATCAACCCCAAGGCCAAGCCCTACTTCCTCTTCGACGGCTACGCGCACCTCTCCTCCGGCCTCGCCTGCGGCCtcgcggggctcgccgccggcatgGCCATCGGCATCGTCGGCGACGCCGGCGTCag GGCCAACGCGCAGCAGCCCAAGCTGTTCGTCGGAATGATCCTCATCCTTATCTTTGCCGAAGCCCTTGCCCTGTACGGCCTCATCGTCGGCATCATCCTCTCCTCGCGTGCCGGCCAATCCCGCGCCGACTAG